Proteins co-encoded in one Strix uralensis isolate ZFMK-TIS-50842 chromosome 2, bStrUra1, whole genome shotgun sequence genomic window:
- the ATP5PF gene encoding ATP synthase peripheral stalk subunit F6, mitochondrial, translating to MILHQILRLSSIFRSAVSVHLRRNIGLSAIVFNKAKELDPVQKLFLDKIREYNTKSKQTGGPVDAGAEFQKDLDESLARLQRAYGEGDLTKFPEFKFEEPNFEETPK from the exons ATGATTCTGCATCAGATTCTGCGACTTTCTTCCATTTTCCGCTCTGCTGTTTCCGTTCACTTGCGCAGAAACATAGGGCTTTCTGCTATTGTCTTCAATAAGGCAAAAGAACTTGATCCAGTTCAGAAGCTCTTCTTGGACAAGATCAGAGAATACAACACAAAGAGCAA GCAAACTGGAGGACCTGTTGATGCAGGTGCTGAATTTCAGAAAGACCTGGATGAATCCCTTGCTAGACTTCAACGGGCATATGGTGAGGGAGATCTAACCAAGTTTCCAGAATTTAAATTTGAGG AGCCCAACTTTGAGGAGACTCCAAAGTGA